Part of the Amycolatopsis sp. 195334CR genome is shown below.
CGGCCACTGCTGGTCGCACTCGCCGGGCTGCTCGGGCTGATCGAATCGGCGTTGTTCCCGACCACCGCGGGCGGGCTGCCGACCGGGGAGACCTTCGGCGCGTTGTCGGCCGGGCTCACCGAATCCTGGCGGCTCGCGCTGCAGTCCACCTGGCCGACGCGGCCCGAGGCGCAGCTGTTCCTGTTCGTGCCGCTGGCCGTGCTGGCCGCCGCGGTGCTCGGCATCGAACTGCTGCACCGCACCCGGAAACCGTTGCTCGCCCTGCTGCCGAGCTTGGCGGTGTTGTGCCTGAGCCAGCTGTATTCGGCGGCGCCGGGCTCATCGGCGGTGCCGGGCGCGCTCGGGTACGCGGCGGCCGCGGCCATCGCGCTGGCGGCCGGGGCGCGCTGGTCGAAGACGGCGGTCGCGGCCATCGCGGCGCTGGTCGTGGTGGCGGTCGGCGGCGCGTCCGCGGCGGCGGTGTTCGACCCGGCGGGCAGGCCCGCGTATTCGTTGAAGGAGAACGAATCCGCGCCGATCCCGCCGGCCAGGGTGGCCAGCCCGCTGGCGGAGATCGGGGCCCGGCTCGCCGCGCCGGAGGTGCCGCTGTTCCGGTACACCGCGAACGCCCCGGTCGACCGGTGGTCGCTGGTGGTGCTGGACACCTTCGACGGGGTGAACTGGAAGCCCGGCGGGGAGTTCCGGCGGCTCGGCGTGGAGATCCCGCCGGGTCCGGGCCTCACCGCGCCGGTGATCAAGCGCGAGGCGACGGTCAGCACCGGTGGGTTGAGCGGGCCGTGGCTGCCCAGTCAGGCGTGGCCGGCGTCGGTGACCGGCGCGGAGCCGTTCGTCGGGGAGGGGCGCGGCACGCTGCTCGGCACCGGCGCGCCGACCGGCTACCAGCTGAGCTGGTGGGAGGCGCAGGTCAGCGGCAATCTCCCGGTCGACACGATGATCGACCCCCACGCGCCAGGCGGTCTCGGCGGCGTCGGCGCGATCCCGCCCGGCATCAGCGAACTGGCGAACCAGGCCACCGGCGGGCAGCGCCCGTCGTTCCAGTCGGCGTTGCTGCTGGAGCGCTTCCTCAGCGACAACTACCGCGCGGTCACCGGTGCGGACCGGCCGACCGGGCATTCCTGGCCGCAGCTGCGGCACTTCCTGCTGGAGAGCAAGGAGGGCACCAGCGAGCAGTTCGCCGCCGCCTACGTCGCGCTCGCGCGGATCGAGGGCATTCCGGCGCGGCTGGTGGTCGGCTTCCAGTCGCCCGCGCTGCCCGGCCCGGACGGCGCGTTCCAGGTGCGCAACGCCGACGTGCTGGCGTGGCCGGAGGTGGCGGTCGCCGGGGTCGGCTGGGTGGCGCTCGACCCGACCGGTACCGCGGCGAAGAGCCGGGGCGGTGGCGGGCTGGGCGAGGTCACCGCGCAGGCCCGCGATCGCCTGCCCGACCCCGAAGCGCTCGACGGTCCGGAGGCCGACGAGGACACCTCCGCGCCCACGGAACCGGAGGCGACCGAGGACGGCGGGCTGCCGCTCGCCCTGTTGCTGGCCCCGGTGCTGGTGGTGCCGCTCGGCTGGCTCGGCGGAGTGCCGTTGCTCAAACGGATCCGGCGGCGTCGTCGGCGTCGTGCGGCCGGGAACGGCGCGGTCGCCGGTGCCTGGGCCGAGGTGCGTGACCGCCTTCGGGCGCACCGGGTCCCGGTGACCAGCGGGATGACCGTGCGCGAACTCGCCGACGCCACCGCGAAGGTGGCCGACCCGTCCACTGTGGAGGGAGTGCGGGTGCTGGCCGGTGCGGTGGACGCCGCGCTGTGGTCCGGCGCGCGGACCAGCCCGGAGCTGGCCGACTGGGCCTGGCGGGCGGAAGCCGAAGTCCGGAAAGGACTGTCACGGCGCCCGCTGCGGGACCGGGTGCGTGCCGCGCTCGACCCGCGCGGCCTGCGGTCCTAGGGCTTGCAGGTCGCGCCGCGGATCGGCCGCGGCGGGGTTTCCACCGTCTGCGCGCCGTTCGTGCCCTGGATGGCGAAGCAGTAGGGGACGCCGGGCGACACCGGCACCTCGAAGGAGTGCTTGCGCTCGGCGTAGATCGTCTTGTTGGGCTGGTCAGCCGGTGCGACGACCACCGCGAAGTCCAGCACCTCCGGACTCGACCAGGTCAGCTTCACCTTGTCACCGAGATCGACCGGCTCTTCGAGCATCAGCTGCGGCGGCTTGGACGGCGTGGGCACCAGCGGCGCGATCGGGGCCGAGCCCGCCTCCGCGGGTGGTGTGGAGCCCGAACGCTGGGACAGCAACAAGATCGGCGCCGCGGCGAGCAGGGCGAGGGCCGCGGCGATGCCGAGGATCAGGCCGAGCTTGCCCTGCCGGTCCGCGGGCGCCGCCCGTTTCACCGGGGTCGGCCCGATCACCTTGATCGGCGTGCGCGGCAGTTCCGGTTCGCGCAGCCACGACAGTTCCTCGGTGACCGCGGCCGCGTTGTCCGGGCGGCCGGCGGGATCCTTGGCCAGCAGGCGCCCGATCAACGCACCGAGTTGCTCGTCGTCCACCGGTTCCGGGTCCTGGTGCAGCACCTTGAGCACGCGCTCGCCGTCCTGTTCACCGGCCTGGAAGCGGAACGGCGCCGCACCGGTCAGCGCGAACCGCAGCACCGCGCCGAGGCCGTACAGGTCGGCGGCTTCGTCGGCGGTGCCGTCGCGCACGGTTTCCGGTGCGGTGAACTCCAGTCCGGGCAGCACGGGCCGCGGGAAGGCGGCCCGCAGCACCACGCCGAAGTCGGTGACCAGCGGTTCACCCGTCTCGCGGAAGAGCAGGTTGCCGGGGTGCACGCCGCCGTGGACGATCCCGGCCTGGTGCGCGGTGGCGAGCGCGGCCGACAGCGTCAG
Proteins encoded:
- a CDS encoding transglutaminase domain-containing protein, which translates into the protein MKLRVETAGVLLAGAVAGVLFAPVFGFGVLVLPIVVVSLVTFGVAELATRKPSLEPWRPLLVALAGLLGLIESALFPTTAGGLPTGETFGALSAGLTESWRLALQSTWPTRPEAQLFLFVPLAVLAAAVLGIELLHRTRKPLLALLPSLAVLCLSQLYSAAPGSSAVPGALGYAAAAAIALAAGARWSKTAVAAIAALVVVAVGGASAAAVFDPAGRPAYSLKENESAPIPPARVASPLAEIGARLAAPEVPLFRYTANAPVDRWSLVVLDTFDGVNWKPGGEFRRLGVEIPPGPGLTAPVIKREATVSTGGLSGPWLPSQAWPASVTGAEPFVGEGRGTLLGTGAPTGYQLSWWEAQVSGNLPVDTMIDPHAPGGLGGVGAIPPGISELANQATGGQRPSFQSALLLERFLSDNYRAVTGADRPTGHSWPQLRHFLLESKEGTSEQFAAAYVALARIEGIPARLVVGFQSPALPGPDGAFQVRNADVLAWPEVAVAGVGWVALDPTGTAAKSRGGGGLGEVTAQARDRLPDPEALDGPEADEDTSAPTEPEATEDGGLPLALLLAPVLVVPLGWLGGVPLLKRIRRRRRRRAAGNGAVAGAWAEVRDRLRAHRVPVTSGMTVRELADATAKVADPSTVEGVRVLAGAVDAALWSGARTSPELADWAWRAEAEVRKGLSRRPLRDRVRAALDPRGLRS
- a CDS encoding protein kinase, giving the protein METIGEGPVAVVYADGGSALKTFPAPLDRQTRADLDGELATLRTLRDARPILVPDGVEVLPDGRPALRMERCAQSLAQLVERNGPLSAEDTVTIGLTLSAALATAHQAGIVHGGVHPGNLLFRETGEPLVTDFGVVLRAAFPRPVLPGLEFTAPETVRDGTADEAADLYGLGAVLRFALTGAAPFRFQAGEQDGERVLKVLHQDPEPVDDEQLGALIGRLLAKDPAGRPDNAAAVTEELSWLREPELPRTPIKVIGPTPVKRAAPADRQGKLGLILGIAAALALLAAAPILLLSQRSGSTPPAEAGSAPIAPLVPTPSKPPQLMLEEPVDLGDKVKLTWSSPEVLDFAVVVAPADQPNKTIYAERKHSFEVPVSPGVPYCFAIQGTNGAQTVETPPRPIRGATCKP